A region from the Chlamydiales bacterium genome encodes:
- a CDS encoding F-box protein yields the protein MSVEFKESKGAIAATAAPCRSAVPPQNGSCPARLLVEDCLENIFFKFQLPERLAFLSFSMDGVSDLAACAATCREWRRVAEKPLWEEVRRRSLPSLPPGENLKERCLERLNRIQRNLDAGHFTRTLIETIPDTTDYRPSVAEGSSRSLPVWRGERDTLFCTIKGGLVELREFKAPLGIVRSIDVSSHLLMMYSNCGDALLFEKFAPLIAYGKLIVYGRTLENRSQCVLCIWDLLNSSTAPVLRIEDPGFVAGRECYFKVVDRKLVCAMEDAKKEKLTIHVYDLPTCKKVGEVPSAPYQKERPFVCITGWQGGVCVYLSSVGNDYIKEHFNLSTLRSEGTDVKLPAFSVLKTGKSEGVGFSNSLQLVKEETLSSGQGRRVTTVVLPGTFYRILTPGLIPFGGRVVVVDDCIKDAAKITLLNLKARSSHDIVKMREETNFMNHPNYAQFSDGVLRIQEGCQDVYCYDFNRPIQPFQPASAAPAAAAPQAPVERSLFDCILDFFSWLASCVRSCLGMEEQP from the coding sequence ATGAGCGTAGAGTTCAAAGAGAGCAAAGGAGCAATAGCAGCCACCGCAGCTCCGTGCCGATCAGCAGTGCCCCCACAGAACGGCTCATGTCCTGCGCGCTTGCTCGTGGAGGATTGTCTTGAGAATATCTTCTTTAAATTTCAGCTTCCAGAGAGGCTTGCATTTCTTTCATTTTCTATGGATGGAGTGAGCGATCTCGCTGCCTGTGCAGCCACATGCAGAGAGTGGCGCAGGGTAGCAGAGAAGCCACTCTGGGAAGAGGTAAGACGAAGATCACTTCCCTCCTTGCCTCCTGGGGAGAATCTGAAAGAGCGCTGCCTTGAACGATTGAATAGAATTCAAAGAAACCTGGACGCAGGCCACTTTACCCGGACGCTCATTGAAACAATACCAGATACTACAGACTATAGACCATCAGTCGCCGAAGGAAGCTCTCGTAGCCTACCTGTTTGGAGAGGTGAAAGGGACACCCTCTTTTGTACGATCAAAGGAGGGCTTGTTGAACTAAGAGAATTCAAGGCCCCATTAGGAATTGTAAGATCTATAGATGTAAGTTCTCATCTGCTCATGATGTATTCTAATTGTGGAGATGCGCTTCTATTTGAAAAGTTTGCACCTCTCATTGCTTATGGGAAGCTGATTGTATACGGACGTACCTTAGAAAACAGAAGTCAGTGTGTGCTTTGTATCTGGGATCTTTTAAACTCAAGTACAGCTCCTGTTTTGCGGATAGAAGATCCTGGATTTGTTGCCGGGAGGGAGTGCTATTTTAAGGTTGTGGATAGAAAGCTTGTATGTGCGATGGAAGATGCCAAAAAAGAGAAGCTAACTATTCATGTTTACGACCTTCCAACCTGTAAAAAAGTGGGAGAGGTTCCCTCTGCCCCTTATCAGAAAGAGCGTCCATTTGTGTGTATTACTGGATGGCAAGGAGGAGTCTGCGTATATCTGAGTAGTGTAGGTAACGACTACATCAAGGAGCATTTCAATCTCTCAACTCTAAGATCAGAAGGAACAGATGTGAAACTTCCGGCTTTTTCTGTGTTAAAGACCGGCAAATCCGAAGGAGTAGGATTTTCAAATAGTTTGCAACTAGTCAAGGAAGAGACCTTGTCTTCGGGACAAGGAAGAAGAGTGACAACAGTAGTTCTTCCAGGAACATTTTATAGAATTCTAACTCCGGGCCTTATTCCTTTTGGAGGAAGAGTAGTTGTTGTTGATGATTGCATCAAGGATGCAGCCAAGATCACTCTTTTAAATCTCAAAGCTAGATCCTCTCATGACATAGTTAAAATGAGAGAAGAAACAAACTTCATGAATCATCCTAATTATGCTCAATTTTCTGATGGAGTTTTAAGAATACAAGAAGGTTGTCAAGACGTTTACTGTTACGATTTTAATCGGCCAATCCAGCCCTTTCAACCAGCTTCTGCAGCTCCCGCTGCCGCAGCGCCTCAGGCGCCTGTTGAGCGTAGCCTCTTCGACTGCATTTTAGACTTCTTCAGCTGGCTTGCCAGCTGCGTGCGCAGCTGCCTCGGGATGGAGGAGCAGCCATGA
- a CDS encoding M50 family metallopeptidase, with translation MARIARRIPLTISPMFWLVAALIGYVNSQTWMGTLIWMGIILVSVLFHEFGHALTALLFGRHPRIELVAWGGLTYHEGENLSFPKQFLIVFNGPLFGFILFILATLVLQFVPPSNELMLGAVGTLQWVNLFWTLLNLLPVMPLDGGQLLRIVCEAFWGVRGFKYALLTSMAIAIGMSLFFFLYQAFLVGALFFLLGFQSFETWRKSRQLSEKDRDAELKMMIHEAETLLHAGQKERARETLNKILSRTREGMIYLLSTQYLAYLDYEEGRAKEAYELLLPIQGELSSDALCLLHKAAFDQKDYPLVIELGGRCFQTWPSVETALRNAYACASFSQTNAAIGWLQTALKEGLQNIQEVLSQEAFNPIRQDPAFQSFILNIIKN, from the coding sequence ATGGCTCGCATCGCAAGGCGCATTCCGCTAACGATCTCTCCGATGTTCTGGCTTGTTGCAGCACTCATCGGATATGTCAATAGCCAGACCTGGATGGGCACTCTCATCTGGATGGGAATCATCCTCGTCTCTGTGCTGTTCCACGAGTTTGGCCATGCCCTCACTGCTCTTCTCTTTGGGAGGCACCCGCGCATCGAGCTCGTCGCCTGGGGAGGCCTCACCTACCACGAGGGAGAGAACCTCTCATTTCCCAAGCAGTTTCTCATCGTCTTTAACGGACCACTTTTTGGCTTTATTCTATTTATCCTCGCTACTCTCGTGCTTCAATTTGTTCCTCCTTCAAACGAGCTTATGCTGGGAGCTGTTGGAACACTTCAGTGGGTCAACCTCTTCTGGACGCTTTTAAACCTCCTTCCTGTGATGCCCCTCGATGGCGGACAGCTGCTGCGCATCGTCTGCGAGGCCTTCTGGGGAGTGCGCGGATTTAAGTATGCGCTTCTTACCAGCATGGCGATTGCAATCGGCATGAGCCTCTTCTTCTTTCTCTATCAAGCGTTTCTGGTAGGCGCCCTCTTCTTCCTTCTGGGCTTCCAGAGCTTTGAAACATGGAGAAAGAGCAGGCAGCTTTCGGAAAAAGACAGAGACGCCGAGCTTAAAATGATGATTCACGAAGCGGAGACTCTGCTGCACGCTGGCCAAAAAGAGCGCGCTCGAGAGACTCTGAATAAAATTCTCAGCCGCACAAGAGAGGGGATGATCTACCTCCTCTCCACGCAGTATCTTGCCTACCTAGACTACGAAGAGGGAAGAGCCAAAGAGGCGTATGAGCTTCTTCTTCCCATCCAGGGCGAGCTCTCTTCCGACGCTCTCTGCCTGCTGCACAAAGCCGCCTTTGATCAGAAGGACTACCCCCTTGTGATCGAACTCGGCGGCAGGTGCTTTCAGACCTGGCCAAGCGTAGAAACTGCCCTCAGAAACGCCTACGCCTGCGCTTCTTTTTCCCAAACAAATGCTGCCATTGGCTGGCTCCAAACCGCTTTAAAAGAGGGCCTTCAGAACATTCAAGAAGTTCTTTCACAAGAGGCATTTAACCCCATTCGACAAGATCCCGCCTTCCAATCTTTCATTCTAAATATAATAAAAAATTAA
- the sucD gene encoding succinate--CoA ligase subunit alpha: MAILIDKKTRVITQGLSGKAGRFHTEQGLLYGSKFVGGVTPGKSGQEVLGLPLFDTVYEAKKALNCDASLIFVPAAYAADAILEAEDAGVPLIVCITEGIPVRDMLEVSRVMRSSKSRLIGPNCPGIITPGECKIGIMPGYIHKRGKVGIVSRSGTLTYEAVWQTTLSGLGQTTCVGIGGDPLNGTSFIDVLKLFEKDKETEAILLIGEIGGSAEEEAAEWIKAHCTKPVAAFIAGVTAPPGKRMGHAGAIISGGKGTAKDKMDALRAAGVIVTESPAEMGKAVEKALAGK, translated from the coding sequence ATGGCCATTCTCATCGATAAAAAGACGCGAGTCATCACACAGGGGCTCTCGGGAAAAGCGGGCAGATTCCACACTGAGCAGGGGCTTCTCTATGGTTCGAAGTTTGTCGGCGGGGTCACACCGGGCAAGAGCGGACAAGAGGTGCTGGGCCTTCCTCTCTTCGATACCGTCTATGAAGCTAAGAAGGCGCTGAACTGCGACGCTTCGCTCATCTTCGTGCCTGCTGCCTACGCGGCTGATGCGATCTTGGAAGCAGAAGACGCAGGCGTTCCTCTCATCGTCTGCATCACAGAGGGAATTCCCGTGCGCGACATGCTGGAAGTGAGCCGCGTGATGAGAAGCAGCAAGAGCCGCCTTATCGGCCCCAACTGCCCGGGAATCATCACTCCTGGAGAGTGCAAGATCGGCATCATGCCCGGATACATTCACAAGCGCGGCAAAGTGGGAATCGTCTCGCGCTCTGGGACACTTACCTACGAGGCTGTCTGGCAGACGACGCTCTCGGGTCTCGGACAGACGACCTGCGTCGGCATCGGAGGAGATCCTCTTAACGGCACAAGCTTCATCGACGTTCTTAAACTCTTTGAAAAAGATAAAGAAACAGAAGCGATTCTGCTCATCGGAGAGATCGGAGGCAGCGCCGAAGAGGAGGCTGCAGAGTGGATTAAAGCGCACTGCACCAAGCCCGTTGCTGCATTCATTGCTGGCGTCACCGCACCTCCAGGCAAGAGGATGGGACACGCAGGCGCGATTATCTCTGGTGGAAAAGGCACTGCGAAAGACAAGATGGATGCGTTAAGAGCTGCCGGCGTTATCGTTACCGAGTCGCCAGCAGAGATGGGAAAAGCAGTTGAAAAAGCGCTAGCTGGAAAATAG